The DNA region TCGAGCGTCCCCGCGTCGGCGTGGGGGACGAGATACGCCGTCGCCTCGAAGTCCGCGGCGCTCACCTCCCGCGTGTACTCGTCGGTGTCGACCCGGATGCCGAACAGCAGCCCGGTCGCCACCTCGCGGCTCGGCGTGATGTCGAGCGTCCGCAGGTAGTCGACCAGCAGCGTGCTCGTCGCGCCGACCTCGCTGCGCAGGTCGACGAACCGCGCCTCGACGGGGTAGCGCGGCGGGTGGTGGTCGACCACGATGTCGACCGGCGTGTCCTCGGGCAGCCCGTCGTTGACGCCCGGCCGGGAGTGGTCGACCAGCGCCACGCCGCCGTACTCCGACAGGTCCGCCCCCGGTTCGAGCTCGCGCAGGTCGTACTCCAGCAGGTTGACGAACGCGCGGTTCTCCTGGTGGGTGATGCTCCCGAAGTAACACACGTCGGCGTCGACGCCCGCGCCCTCGGCGACCCGCGCCAGCGCGACGGCACTGGCGATCGCGTCCGGGTCCGGGTTGTCGTGGGCGACGATCGCCAGCTCGCCGTCGATGTCCCGCAGCGTCGCCGTCAGCTTCCGCGTCCGGAGCCCGTCGTCGCCCACCCGCTCGTCCAGCCAGTCGGTCGTGGCCGCCAGCGCGTCGACCACCTCGTCCGCGGTCGCCGACAGCGCCGCCCGCTGGTCGTCGGTCGCTTCCGCGGGCGCGTACGCCAGCAGGAACGCGTCGGGGTAGACCGAGTCGACGGCCGCCGCGGCCGCGACGTTCGTCGCCGCGTCCTCGGTCGCCACGGCGACCGTGTCCGGCCGGGGACACGCCCGCAGCGCCGCCTCGTCGGTCGGGTCGCCGGCCTCGGCGGCGACGCCCTCCTCGCGCAGCGTCCGGACCGCGTTCTCGTCGCTCGCGAGCACGGTCACCCGGCCCCGCCGCTCGCGCAACTCCCCGACGAGCGACCCCGCCAGCGATCCGGTCCCCAGCACCAGGCGGGCGGTCATGGTTGCCCGTCGGGCGAGTGCGCGTAAAAATCTATCACACTCGTTTCAGTCGTCGCAAACACCCCCGGACGCCCCGTCGCGTCGGTGCCCGGGCCGGCCCACCGTCCGTCGCCCGGCCGGTCGCCGCTTACTTCAGCCGTTCCTGGAGAAAGGAGGGGTGGGCGGCCGTGACGCCCTCGATGTCCTTGATCGTCGACTCGATCACGTCCCCGACGGCGTCGCCGTCGGGACCGCGCACCTCGGCCATCAGCATGTGGTCGCCGCTGGAGGTGTACAGCTTCTCGATCTCGGGGATCCCCTTCAGCTCGCGGACGGCCTCGACGTAGCGGCCGCTGTCGACGTCCATCCCCACGAGGGCGATCGACTGGCCCGGCAGTTTCTTCGGGTCCACGTCCGCGGAGTAGCCGACGATGACCTCCTCCTCCTCGAGGCGCTGGATGTACTTGCGGACGGTGGGCTTGGACACGTCCACCCGGTCCGCGATCTCGGCGTAGGAGGCCTGGGCGTCCTCCTCCAGCACGGAGAGGATGCGTTCCTCCGTCGATTCGGCGCTCATACACATTGATTTGCCGCGCCGCGAAAAATATCTTCCGAAACCACAAACCGTCCCCGAACGGACCGGAAACGGCCGCCAGCGGCCGTACAGGCGGGTTACCCAGTCGTCCGGTCGGTAGGGTGGGCCTATGTATGCTTGTCGATGAGCTGCTCGGCGCAGCGCTCCCACTCGGCGTCCTCGTCGTAGTAGCGCTCGGCCAGCGGCTCCTCGGGCATCTCGCCCGTCGCGCGCTTCTCCTCGCCGTAGGAGCGGCGGTCCTCGTCGCGGTAGAAGCGACCGGTCAGCACCTCGCCCTCGTAGAGCTTCGACTCGACCTCGTACATCATCTCGCCGGCCTCCTGGCGGTCGGTCACGTCGAAGTCGTAGTCGTCGGAGTCCTGCACGTCCGTGTAGGGGACGTACTGGCGGGCGTCCTTGTTCCAGGTCGGACACTGGGTCAGGAAGTCGACGTGGGCGAACCCGTCGTGTTCGACGGCCTCGGCGATGATGTCCGCGGCCTGGTTGGGGTTGACCGCCGCCGTGCGGGCAACGTAGGAGGCCCCGGAGGCCAGCGACAGGCTGAGCGGCCGGACCGGGTCCTTGGCCGACCCGCTGGGCTGGGTCTTGGACTTGTGACCCTTCGGGCTCGTCGGCGAGGTCTGGCCCTTGGTGAGGCCGAAGATCTCGTTGTTGAACACGATGTAGGTCATGTCGTGGTTCTCGCGGGCGGTGTGCATGAAGTGGTTCCCGCCGATCCCGTAGCCGTCGCCGTCGCCGCCGGCCGCGACGACCTCGACGCCGGGGTTGGCGAGCTTGGCCGCCCGCGCCACGGGCAGCGACCGCCCGTGGATGGTGTGGAAGCCGTAGCTCTCGAAGTAGCTGTTCAGCTTGCCCGAACAGCCGATGCCCGTACACAGCAGGACCTCGTCGGGGTTCTTCCCGAGCCGGGCCATCGCCTTCTTCAGGGCGTTGTTCACCGCGAAGTCGCCACAGCCCGGACACCACGTGGGCTGGGGCTCGATCCCGGGTGTGAACTCGTCTTCCTCGGCCTCTCGCTGTTCGCCGATGGCGCTGAATGCACTCATTGGTTAGTCACCTGCCGCTGGTACGTACTTCATGTTGCTCACCGCGAGTTCCTCGCCCTCGATGCTGGACTCGAAGCCCTCGACGATCTCCGCGGGCTCGAACGGGTTGCCGTTGTACTTCAGCAGGCTGGAGAGCTTCGGCCCGAAGCGACCGAGCTCCTTCTGGGTCAGCCCGCGGAACTGCGCGGTCGCGTTCATCTCGACGACGAGACACTCCTCGACCGATTCGAGGAACGCGCTGACCTCCTCCTTGGGGTAGGGCATCAGGTCGCTGACGCCGATGGCCTTGACCGAGTGGCCGGCGTCGTTGAGCCGGTCGACGGCCTCGAAGACCGTGCCCTGGTGGCTGCCCCAGCACATGATCCCGTACTCCGCCTCCTCGGGACCGTGGTGGGTCTGGTTGCCCTTCTCGTCGAGCTCCTCGCGGATGGACGCGAGCTTGCCCAGGCGACGGTCCATCTGCAGGACGCGGTTCGTCGGGTCCTCGCTGATGTGGCCGGCCTCGTTGTGCTCGTTGCCGGTCGCGAGGAAGCGCCCGCCCTTCTGGCCGGGCACCGAGCGGGGGCTGACGCCCTCCTTGCCGTCGTCGGCGTCGTACTGGAAGCGCTTGAACTTGCCCGCGTGGTGCTCGGCGGCCTCGGCGATCTCCTCCTCCGTGATGACCGAGCCCGGGTCCGCGTCGGGCTCGCGGTCGAAGAAGCTCGCGTCGACGTTGCGCAGTTCGCCCTGGAGCTTCTGGTCGTAGACGAGGATCGCCGGGATCTGGTAGTCGTAGGCCAGCTCGAAGGCGGTCCGGATCTGCTCGTAACACTCCTGCTGGTCGCCGGGCGCCAGCACGACGCGGCTGGAGTCGCCCTGGCTCGTGTAGAGGACGTGTTCGAGGTCGGCCTGCTCGGGCTTGGTCGGCATCCCGGTCGAGGGCCCGGCGCGCATCGCCTCGACGAGCACGACCGGCGTCTCGGACATCTCCGCGAGGCCGAGCGGCTCGCTCATCAGCGCGAACCCGCCGCCGGACGAGCCGGACATCGCCTTGACGCCGGCGTGGCTGGCACCGAGCGCCAGCGACGCGGCGGCGATCTCGTCCTCGACCTGCTCGGAGATCCCGCCGAACTTCGGCAGGTTCTGGGACATGATCGTGAACACGTCCGTCCACGGCGTCATGGGGTACCCCGAGATGAACCGACAGCCGGCGTCCAGGGCCCCGTAGGCGATGGCGTCCGACCCCGAGACCAGCGCCTGCTCCTCGTCGGGCCCGTCGTGGTCCGGGATGGAGAGGTCGTGGGTCTGGTCGAACTCCTGGGCCTGCTCGTAGCCGTCCTGGATGACCGCGAGGTTGGCCTCGAGGATGTCTTCCTCCCACATCTCCTCCATGATTCCCTCGTACTCCGAGGTGTCCATGTCGAGCAGCGCCGCGGTGACGCCGATCCCCGCGTTGTTGCGCATGATCTCGCGGCCGTGTTCCTTCGCGATGCCGCGCAGGTCGACGGGATAGACGTGCCAGCCGTTCTCCTCGGCGCGCTCTTCGAGGTTGATCTCCTCGACCTGCTCGTCGTCGATGAGCCCCGAGTCGTAGACGATGATGCCGCCCTCGCGGAGGTCGTCTAAGTTCTCCGTGAGCGGTTTCAGTTCCTCGTTGCCGTAGTAGGCGTCTTCCGAGGGGTTCCGCGCGAAACTGTCACCGAGCGCGAGGAGGAAGTTGTAGCCGTCCCCGCGCGAGGCCGCCCCGTCCGGGGTCGCCCGCACCTCCACGTACGTGTGGCCGCCCCGAATCCGGGACGGATAGTGTCGGTGTGTGAATACGTCGAGCCCCGACCGCATGAGGGCCTTGGCGAAGTACCGACTGTTGCTGTCGATACCGTCGCCGGAACCACCCGCAATCCGCCATATTAGTTCCTGATCTGTCATGGATACATCCGTCGGCCCCGGTTCGGGTGCCGTGAACGAAACGAGGACTGGACCCGACTAAAGCGTTTTCACTCCGATACCGCTGAATAATCGTGAAGGTTGGGTACGGCCCGTCTCGCGCCTGAACTCGGCCGGGGGTGACAACGGCATGCACAGCGCGTCTCGCTCGCGTGCCTCGCATCTGTTCTCGAAGACAGAACGTAGTTCTCTATATCCTCGATCGCCGGACCTGAAAGCTCCCGATCAGTTTTTCGGACGGTCTCAGCGACGATTCTCGGGCGGCCAGGCTTTTGTGGCAGTCCACCAACGGCCGGGTATGATCCGACGGACTCTCGCGGTCGGGAGCGTGGCCCTGACGGGGCTGGCGCTGGTCGCCGGGGCGGCCTCCAGCGCCGCCGGTGCGGGCGGCGACGGCATCGGCCTCGCCCTCGTGGCGCTGGGGGCGGTGCTCGGCACCGCCATCGTCGCCGGGGCGGCGTACCTCTACCGCAGCGACGTGGCCACGGTACACACGGCGCGTATCGCCGGCTGGAACCTCCTCGGGGTCGCGCTGCTGGGCGTCATCCTGGCGCTCGCCCGGGCGGCGCCCGGAGCCTCGATTCCGGCCTACGTCGTCGTCGACGTGCTCGGCGTGAGCTCCGTCGCGCACCTGCTCATCGGGTACAACGACGTGCGCCGCATCCGCGCCGAGGAGCTCGCCCGCCAGCGCCGCACCCTCGCCGTCGTCAACCGGCTCACCCGCCACAACCTCCGCAACCGCACCCAGGTCCTCACCGGCCACGCGTCGCTGCTCGCCGAGGAGCTGGACGACCCCGACCACCGGACCGCCGCCGAGACCGTCCGCGACACCGCCCGCGACCTCGCGGAGATCGACGGGGAGCTCGAGACCATCCAGACCGCGCTCAACCGCGACTCGCCGGACCGGTCGGTCGATCTCTCCGCGCTCGTCGAGGAGGTGCTCGACCCCTACCGCGAGGCCCACCCCGACGGCACGTTCGAGTCCGACGTGCCCGACGGGTTCACCGTCTACGGCGACGAACAACTGCGGACCGCGGTCGAACACCTCGTCGAGAACGCCGTGGAACACGGTTCCGCGAGCCCTGATTCGCGGGCTCCCGAGGACGCCGACGGAGCGAGCTCCGGCGAGCCTTCGGTCGCTGGCGCTCCCGAGGAGGCCGTCGAGCACGGCGACTCCGGGTCGCCGTACGTCCGGGTCGCCGCCGAGACCGACGGCGACAGCGCCGAGATCCGGGTCTCCGACCGCGGTCCGGGCGTCCCGGCCGACGAGGTCGCCGTCCTCGACGGCGACCGGGACATCTCACAGCTCGAACACGGCTCCGGGCTGGGCCTGTGGGTCGCGAAGACGGTCGCGGAGCGGTACGGCGGCGACCTCGCCGTCGAGAACGGCGACCGCGGCGCGACGGTCTCGCTCGGTGTCCGGGCGGCGTGACGAGGTGTCCGCCCCAGGTGCAGACTCGTTCGGTATCGTCGAACGGAACTACTTCGGCGCCTGGTTGTACACGAGGTTGCGCTGGATGTCGTTGGCCCCCTCGTAGATGACCGGCACGCGCACGTCGCGGTAGACGCGGGCGATCCGGCGGTCGTGGAGCACCGAGCGGCCGCCGTGCAGTTGCATCGCCTTCTGGGCGCAGTCGTTGGCCGTCTCGGTGGCCTTGAGCTTCGCCATCGCCGCCCAGAAGCCGGCGTCGTCGCTCTCGGCCACCTGGTCTGCGGCCCGCCAGGTCAGCGCGCGGGCGGCCTCGAACTCGGTCCGCATGTCCGCCAGCTTGTGCTGGACGGCCTGGAACTCGTCGACCGAGCGGCCGAACGCCTCCCGGTCGTGGACGAATTCCCACGCCTCCTCGATGGCCGCCGCCGCCATCCCGATGCCGTGGCCGCCGACCACGACGCGGCCGTGGTTGAAGAACTCCGCGAGCATGTAGAAGCCCGCGCCCTCGACGCCGATCAGGTACTCCTCCGGCACCCGGCAGTCCTCTAGCGTGAGGTGGGCCTGTTTCGACGCCCGGAAGGCCATCTTCTCCGGGATGTGCTCGGCCTCGTAGCCGTCGGCGTCGGTGGGGACGACGAACAGCGAGTAGTTGCCGTACCGGTTGTTCTCGTCGTCGCCCGTCTTCGCGTAGACGGTCACCCAGTCGGCCTCGACGCCGTTGCCGATCCAGTACTTCTCGCCGTTCAGGACGTACTCGTCGCCCTCTTTCTCGGCGGTCGTCGTCATCCCGGCGAGGTCGCTCCCGGTGTCGGGCTCGGAGACGGCGAGGCCGGTGATCTGTTCGTTCTCGGCGACCGGCCGGAGGAACTCCTCTTTCAGCTCCTCGTCGCCGTGCTCTTCGAGGATCTCGGCGCCGAAACTGGCCAGCTGCAGCGTCAGCGCGATCCCGGCGTCGGCGCGGTAGAACTCCTCGGCGATGGCCAGCACCTGCTGCAGCGAGAACCCCTCGCCGCCGTACTCCTCGCCGATGTCCTGGGCGACCAGCCCGGCGTCCATCCCCGCCTCCAGCACCTCCCGCGGGTACTCGCCCGACTCGAAGTACGCCTGGGCGTTCGGCGCGATGTGCTCGGCGGCGAACTCGCGGGCCTGTCGCTTCACGTCGTGCGCTTCCTCGGGGACCGGACGGTCGTCCAGCAGTTCCATACCCGCGTCACGGACCGCGAGCCCATATACCCCCTGGCACGGCGGGAAACGCCCCGGGAGTTTCCGGGCGACGCCGGGGCGCTCGCGGCCCGCCGGGACGGGCCGACGGCGACACCGTCCCCGGGAACTTTTGGCGAGGGGCCGAAAACCTCCGGGCGTGACTCCGCGCCCCGGTCCCGCCGTCGCCGTCGACTCCTCCGCGCAGGTGGCCCCGAACGGGTGGCCGGCTCAGTCGTGGAGCCTCGGGGACTGGTTCGGGACGATGTTCAGCGGACCGCTGGAGGTCCACGCGTTCGTGCTCGGGGCGTTCGTCGGCGGGATCCTCGCGACGGTGTCGACCAGCGGCCGCCCCCGGACGGCGCTGGCGGCGACGCTCGGGGTGTTGCTGTTCACGTTCGGCGCCTTCGAGACGGTGCTGTGCCGGGAGAGCTTCGCCGCCTGCCGGCACGTCCGGTTCAAGCCGTGGTACTTCCTGGCCGGCGTCTTCCTCGCCCAGGTGCTCGGCCTCGGCCTCCTGGGGCGAGCGGTCGAGGAGCGCCCCGACCTGCGGACCGAGCGCGTCCCGACGCCGCTCGCCGGCGCGATCGTCGCGGCCCTGCTGGCGGTCGCGGCCGCCTCGCTCGCGGTCGGCCGGCCCGCCCACCCGATCACCGGCCTCGCGACGGCCGGCGGGCTCGCGGGATCGGTCCTCGGCTTCGGCGCCTACCAGTGGAGCCGCCCGGACGGTGGGACGGACCGCTACCGCGCCGCGGTCCGGCGCGTGGTCGGGCGCGAGGGCGAGGCGTCGGCGCTGTTCGTCGCCGCGGGGACCGTCTTCGGGTTCGGCTACCCCCGGCTGCTCTGGGAGGTGGGCCGGGCGACCGGCCGCGGCGGCTTCCCGTTCGGCCCGATCACCTGGTTCCGGTTCGGCGTCCCCTCGGTCGCGCTGTACGTCCTCCCCGCGGTCGCCGCGACGGTAGGTGCCGCCTGGCTCCGCGGCCGCCGCCGCGACGAGCGCCTCGACGGCGGCGTGGTCGCCGCCGTCGTCCTCGGCTACGCGACCTACGCGGCGTGTCTCGCCCTCGCGACCGGGCTGGCGGCGACCCTCTGGTTCCGCGCCGTCCCCCTCTGGTGAGGGCGACCGCGGTCGGGCACCGCCGGCCACGTCGGGGATCGGCCGGCCGCGGGTCCCGCTCACCGGCCGAGGAACGCGACCACCCAGTCGACGGCGTTCAGCGCGACCAGCAGGGCGCCCTCCGGCCGGGAGAGGGCGCGGCGCGACCACAGCAGGCCGGTCGCGACGACGGAGACGCTCAGCAGCCAGAGCGCCCCCGTGAACGCCGCCGGGCCGACGGTCAGCGGCTGGAGGACGCTCGCCGCTCCGAGCACCCCGAGCACGTTGAAGACGCAGCTGCCGACGACGTTGCCGGCCGCCAGGTCCGCCTCCCCGCGGGCGGCGGCCGCGACGGAGGTGACAAGCTCCGGCGTCGACGTGCCAAGCGCGACCACCGTCGCGCCGATGGCCCACTCCGAGACGCCCAGGTCCGCCGCGGTACTCACCGCCCCGACCACGAGGAGGTGCGCGGCGACGACCACGACGGCGAGGCCGCCGAGCAGTCGCGCCACGTCGGACCGCCGGAACGGGTCCGGCTCGACGGCCGGGCCGGCCGCGTCCCCGTCGGTCCGGGCGAGCAGGAGCACGTAGCCGGCGAGCCCGGCGACCAGCAGGGCGCCCTCGGCCCGGGTGACGGTCAGGTCGCGGAGGACCGCGAGCAGGGCGACCACCGTCAGGACCATCAGGACGCCGTCCCGGCGCACCAGGTCGGCGTCGACGGGCAGCCGGCGGACCAGCGCCGTCCCGCCGAGGACGACGCCGAGGTTGACGACGTTCGAGCCGACGACGTTGCCGACCGAGATGTCGGCCTCGCCGGTCAGCGCCGCGTCGACGGTGACCGCCAGCTCCGGCGCCGAGGTCCCGAACGAGACCACGGTGAGCCCGATGACGAGCCCGGAGACGCCGAGCCGGCCGGCGAGCCGGCTCGCGCCCGTGACGAACTGGCCGGCGCCGACCCACAGGCCGGCCACGCCGACCGCTACCAGGGCGACGTCGCGCAGGAGTGCCGCGACCATCCGCTCGCCGGTTCGGAGTGCTCCGGGATAACGCCGGTGGTCCGGTGCGGTCTGCGAGTCGGGGGCGACGGGAGGGGAAACGACGGGGCTCGACCAGGGAGGGCGTCGAGAACTCAGACCTCGATCTGCTGCATGAGCGCGACCAGCTCCTCCAGTTCGGGGAAGGTGTAGACCTTCACGTCGACGTTGGAGTCGGGCGCCTGGACGTGCGAGTCGAACATCAGCGCCATGTCGCTCTCGCGGTCGCCGACGAGGTCGTCGACCATCCCGGACCCGGGGCCGAAGATGAACGACGGCGGGCCGATGTCGATGGTCGTGTCGAGGACGTTCGCCCAGCCGTCGATGAACCCGGAGGTCATGATGTTGCCGATCTCCTGGATCGCCGACCGCTCCATGTCCGTGAACCCGCGGGCGTTGGGGTCGGTCTCGCCCATGTCGCCGATCATCCCGCGGGCGAGCTCCTTCGCGCTGCCCGCTTCGAGGAGAAAGAGGATGTGGCCGTGGGGGGGTTCGACCATCTCGATGCTGATGCCGATCTGCTCGGCGTGGCCGACGTGGGTCTTGATGTCCGGGATATCGATGAAGTTGATCTTGGTGATCTCCATCTCCGTCTCCATCCCCGTCATCTGGCTGAGGTGGTCCGCGACCGTGTTCCCGCCCTCCTTCGCCATCCTGTTGAACAACCCGAGCTTCCGGATATCTATCTTCAGACTCATCGGTGACCCTGCGAGGTGGGGAGGCGTTTCGACCCGACCCACATAAGCGGTCCCCCCCGATTTTCGCGAGCGAGACTCGGCGGCCGCCGGGCCGCGACTTCGGCCCGACGAGCGGGGCGGGCGCTTACCGCTCCCGCTGGCTGACCGAGACGCCCTCGCCGAGCGGCAACAGCGCCGTCTCGAAGGCGTCGGCCGCGGCGACGGCGTCGAGGTAGTCCGCGATCCCTTCAGTCATCCCGTCCATCCCCGAGCGGTCCGCGCCGCCGGCCCGCCCGCCGTCCTCGAAGTACGCACGCAGGTCGCCGGCGTCGATCGAGCCGCCGGCGACGACGTTGTCCGCGACCACGACCCCGCCCGGCGCGACCTTGTCGCGGACCGCCTCGAACGCCTCGGCGTAGCGCTCCTTCTGGCAGTCGACCAGCACCGCGTCGAACGGCCCCTCGTAGTCGTCGACCGTCTCGATGGCGTCGCCGTGTTCGAACGCCGCCCGGTCCGCGAGGCCGCCCCGGCGCATGTACTCGCGGGCCTGGTCGAGTTCGCCCGCGTCGATCTCCGTGAGGACGACCTCGCCGTCGGCGGGGAGTTCGCGGGCGAACCAGTACGCCGAGTAGCCGAACCCCGACCCGAACTCGAAGACCCGCTCGGCGTCGGTCAGGCGGGCGAGCATCGCCAGCCACCCGCCCACGGCCGGCCCGACGTAGGGGAATCCCTCCTCGCGGGCCTGCGCGCCCATCTCCGTGAGTATCTCGTCGGGCTCGGGCCCCAGCGCGGTCGCGTACGATTCGAGGAACTCGGATACCTCGTAGTCGGCCATGGTCGGGGTTCGGCGGCCGTCGGGATAAACTGCGCCGCACCGGCCAGGCGTTCCGGGATCGGGCGGTCGTCGCCGCCAAATCGCCGGGTTCGCGGCCCCGACATCGCCCCGTCGCTGACCCCGACCGTCGAGAGATTCATGCCGGTCCGGCCGTAACTCCGGACATGTCGGACACCCCGCCGGGGCCCAAGGGCGAGCCGCTGTTCGGGAGCAGCCGGCGCTACGCCCGGGACCCCTTCTCGTTCATCTCGGCGCTCGAAACGACCTACGACGACGTGGTCACCTTCGACATGGGGCCGATGGAGACGTACATGGTCACCGACCCCGCGGATATCGAGCGGGTCCTCGTCTCCGAGGCCGACGCCTTCCGGAAACCGGACTTCCAGAACGACGCGCTGGGCGACCTGCTCGGCGACGGCCTGCTCCTGAGCGAGGGCGACACCTGGGAGCGCCAGCGCGACCTCGCCAACCCCGCGTTCCGCATGTCGCGGCTGATGGGGATGGCCGACCGGGTGGCCGGCCACGCCGAGTCGATGGTCGACTCGTGGGAGCCTGGGCAAACGATCGACGCGGAGACGGAGATGGCCCGCGTGACGCTCCACGTCATCCTCGACCTGATGATGGGCGTCGAACTCTCGGAGTCGCGGGTCGACACCGTGCAGGCGCAACTCGACCCGCTCGGGCGGCGCTTCGAGCCCGACCCGCTCAGGTTCGCGATGCCCGACTGGGTGCCGATGCCCGGCGACGAGGAGTTCGAGTCCGCGGTCGCCGAACTCGACGCC from Halosimplex halophilum includes:
- a CDS encoding DHH family phosphoesterase, yielding MTARLVLGTGSLAGSLVGELRERRGRVTVLASDENAVRTLREEGVAAEAGDPTDEAALRACPRPDTVAVATEDAATNVAAAAAVDSVYPDAFLLAYAPAEATDDQRAALSATADEVVDALAATTDWLDERVGDDGLRTRKLTATLRDIDGELAIVAHDNPDPDAIASAVALARVAEGAGVDADVCYFGSITHQENRAFVNLLEYDLRELEPGADLSEYGGVALVDHSRPGVNDGLPEDTPVDIVVDHHPPRYPVEARFVDLRSEVGATSTLLVDYLRTLDITPSREVATGLLFGIRVDTDEYTREVSAADFEATAYLVPHADAGTLDRIESPSMNPETLDTIARAISGRERHGSALLSGVGELTDRDALAQAADRLLDLEDVTTTLVYGIMNGTIYVSARARGTDLDLGETLRDAFGQIGSAGGHADMAGAQISLGLLDAIDADDESLSEILDAIVTDRFLDAMGSRDHRVLTGVYPDDYHGTGAGGPTALDRISGAGGSGDEVGDRDGAGDRGRTSDRDDAADGGEDDER
- the lrpA1 gene encoding HTH-type transcriptional regulator LrpA1 encodes the protein MSAESTEERILSVLEEDAQASYAEIADRVDVSKPTVRKYIQRLEEEEVIVGYSADVDPKKLPGQSIALVGMDVDSGRYVEAVRELKGIPEIEKLYTSSGDHMLMAEVRGPDGDAVGDVIESTIKDIEGVTAAHPSFLQERLK
- a CDS encoding thiamine pyrophosphate-dependent enzyme; translated protein: MSAFSAIGEQREAEEDEFTPGIEPQPTWCPGCGDFAVNNALKKAMARLGKNPDEVLLCTGIGCSGKLNSYFESYGFHTIHGRSLPVARAAKLANPGVEVVAAGGDGDGYGIGGNHFMHTARENHDMTYIVFNNEIFGLTKGQTSPTSPKGHKSKTQPSGSAKDPVRPLSLSLASGASYVARTAAVNPNQAADIIAEAVEHDGFAHVDFLTQCPTWNKDARQYVPYTDVQDSDDYDFDVTDRQEAGEMMYEVESKLYEGEVLTGRFYRDEDRRSYGEEKRATGEMPEEPLAERYYDEDAEWERCAEQLIDKHT
- a CDS encoding 2-oxoacid:acceptor oxidoreductase subunit alpha; this encodes MTDQELIWRIAGGSGDGIDSNSRYFAKALMRSGLDVFTHRHYPSRIRGGHTYVEVRATPDGAASRGDGYNFLLALGDSFARNPSEDAYYGNEELKPLTENLDDLREGGIIVYDSGLIDDEQVEEINLEERAEENGWHVYPVDLRGIAKEHGREIMRNNAGIGVTAALLDMDTSEYEGIMEEMWEEDILEANLAVIQDGYEQAQEFDQTHDLSIPDHDGPDEEQALVSGSDAIAYGALDAGCRFISGYPMTPWTDVFTIMSQNLPKFGGISEQVEDEIAAASLALGASHAGVKAMSGSSGGGFALMSEPLGLAEMSETPVVLVEAMRAGPSTGMPTKPEQADLEHVLYTSQGDSSRVVLAPGDQQECYEQIRTAFELAYDYQIPAILVYDQKLQGELRNVDASFFDREPDADPGSVITEEEIAEAAEHHAGKFKRFQYDADDGKEGVSPRSVPGQKGGRFLATGNEHNEAGHISEDPTNRVLQMDRRLGKLASIREELDEKGNQTHHGPEEAEYGIMCWGSHQGTVFEAVDRLNDAGHSVKAIGVSDLMPYPKEEVSAFLESVEECLVVEMNATAQFRGLTQKELGRFGPKLSSLLKYNGNPFEPAEIVEGFESSIEGEELAVSNMKYVPAAGD
- a CDS encoding sensor histidine kinase, producing MIRRTLAVGSVALTGLALVAGAASSAAGAGGDGIGLALVALGAVLGTAIVAGAAYLYRSDVATVHTARIAGWNLLGVALLGVILALARAAPGASIPAYVVVDVLGVSSVAHLLIGYNDVRRIRAEELARQRRTLAVVNRLTRHNLRNRTQVLTGHASLLAEELDDPDHRTAAETVRDTARDLAEIDGELETIQTALNRDSPDRSVDLSALVEEVLDPYREAHPDGTFESDVPDGFTVYGDEQLRTAVEHLVENAVEHGSASPDSRAPEDADGASSGEPSVAGAPEEAVEHGDSGSPYVRVAAETDGDSAEIRVSDRGPGVPADEVAVLDGDRDISQLEHGSGLGLWVAKTVAERYGGDLAVENGDRGATVSLGVRAA
- a CDS encoding acyl-CoA dehydrogenase family protein encodes the protein MELLDDRPVPEEAHDVKRQAREFAAEHIAPNAQAYFESGEYPREVLEAGMDAGLVAQDIGEEYGGEGFSLQQVLAIAEEFYRADAGIALTLQLASFGAEILEEHGDEELKEEFLRPVAENEQITGLAVSEPDTGSDLAGMTTTAEKEGDEYVLNGEKYWIGNGVEADWVTVYAKTGDDENNRYGNYSLFVVPTDADGYEAEHIPEKMAFRASKQAHLTLEDCRVPEEYLIGVEGAGFYMLAEFFNHGRVVVGGHGIGMAAAAIEEAWEFVHDREAFGRSVDEFQAVQHKLADMRTEFEAARALTWRAADQVAESDDAGFWAAMAKLKATETANDCAQKAMQLHGGRSVLHDRRIARVYRDVRVPVIYEGANDIQRNLVYNQAPK
- a CDS encoding calcium/sodium antiporter; amino-acid sequence: MVAALLRDVALVAVGVAGLWVGAGQFVTGASRLAGRLGVSGLVIGLTVVSFGTSAPELAVTVDAALTGEADISVGNVVGSNVVNLGVVLGGTALVRRLPVDADLVRRDGVLMVLTVVALLAVLRDLTVTRAEGALLVAGLAGYVLLLARTDGDAAGPAVEPDPFRRSDVARLLGGLAVVVVAAHLLVVGAVSTAADLGVSEWAIGATVVALGTSTPELVTSVAAAARGEADLAAGNVVGSCVFNVLGVLGAASVLQPLTVGPAAFTGALWLLSVSVVATGLLWSRRALSRPEGALLVALNAVDWVVAFLGR
- a CDS encoding chemotaxis protein CheC — encoded protein: MSLKIDIRKLGLFNRMAKEGGNTVADHLSQMTGMETEMEITKINFIDIPDIKTHVGHAEQIGISIEMVEPPHGHILFLLEAGSAKELARGMIGDMGETDPNARGFTDMERSAIQEIGNIMTSGFIDGWANVLDTTIDIGPPSFIFGPGSGMVDDLVGDRESDMALMFDSHVQAPDSNVDVKVYTFPELEELVALMQQIEV
- a CDS encoding O-methyltransferase, with the translated sequence MADYEVSEFLESYATALGPEPDEILTEMGAQAREEGFPYVGPAVGGWLAMLARLTDAERVFEFGSGFGYSAYWFARELPADGEVVLTEIDAGELDQAREYMRRGGLADRAAFEHGDAIETVDDYEGPFDAVLVDCQKERYAEAFEAVRDKVAPGGVVVADNVVAGGSIDAGDLRAYFEDGGRAGGADRSGMDGMTEGIADYLDAVAAADAFETALLPLGEGVSVSQRER